A DNA window from Myxocyprinus asiaticus isolate MX2 ecotype Aquarium Trade chromosome 45, UBuf_Myxa_2, whole genome shotgun sequence contains the following coding sequences:
- the LOC127434880 gene encoding peroxisomal succinyl-coenzyme A thioesterase-like gives MLAPVRTLSIETGTCPMLSVQPTRGLVDEKFQIVVMSLLPNQEVTLHSIHLSEDKDFWEAFGHYKSDEHGTVTVVKEESLGGTYEGIEPMGLLWSMRPVPGSRGGLRLRKRDVLTPMVVHISVYDGHLTQGFNQKTALATCETERWYMAPGVQRVDVREKGVRGTLFLPPGLGPYPGVLDLWGGGGGLVEYRSALLASHGFASLALEYLAPDELRTADVDSTYFEEAYQILQNHPKVHKDRMAMLGLSFGSAITLIMAAYSKVIKPKCCVCINGSHVVPVNKSLFEVFEEMKKHVNKLQVNEDNQVIHRHLILPIPSDPTLKVDVGRIKCPILLVNADDDQSWASVESAEDMEMMMKIAGNHHLLEVLTYPCAGHLIEPPYTPHFRASNFILQDTKEKIVMLWGGQTKPHAYAQEDAWEKILSFLQKHLYFSSNSAVKAKL, from the exons GACACTGAGCATTGAGACAGGGACATGTCCAATGCTGTCTGTGCAGCCCACTCGAGGACTGGTAGATGAGAAGTTTCAGATTGTTGTAATGAGTTTGTTGCCAAACCAAGAGGTGACGCTTCATTCTATACATCTGTCAGAAGACAAGGACTTCTGGGAGGCGTTTGGACACTATAAGAGTGATGAACATGGAACAGTGACAG TGGTCAAAGAGGAAAGTTTGGGAGGCACTTATGAAGGCATAGAGCCGATGGGGTTGCTGTGGAGCATGAGGCCCGTACCAGGAAGCCGAGGTGGACTCAG GTTGCGTAAGAGAGACGTCCTCACACCAATGGTAGTTCACATTTCAGTATACGATGGGCACCTAACTCAAGGTTTCAACCAGAAAACAGCCCTGGCAACCTGTGAAACAGAGCGCTGGTACATGGCACCAGGTGTGCAGAGGGTGGATGTCAGGGAGAAAGGAGTACGAGGAACATTATTCCTGCCCCCAG GCCTAGGACCGTACCCTGGAGTTCTGGACCTGTGGGGAGGAGGTGGAGGTTTGGTCGAGTATCGTTCTGCACTGCTTGCATCTCATGGCTTTGCATCACTTGCACTAGAGTATCTCGCTCCAGATGAGCTGAGAACGGCAGATGTTGACTCCACTTACTTTGAG GAAGCATACCAGATCCTGCAGAATCATCCAAAGGTACACAAGGATCGCATGGCTATGCTTGGACTGTCATTTGGAAGTGCAATCACACTCATCATGGCGGCTTACTCCAAAGTCATCAAG CCCAAGTGCTGTGTGTGTATCAATGGAAGTCATGTGGTTCCTGTTAATAAATCCCTCTTTGAAGTTTTTGAGGAGATGAAAAA GCATGTGAATAAACTACAAGTAAATGAAGACAACCAGGTTATCCACAGACACCTAATCTTACCGATTCCCTCAGACCCGACTCTCAAAGTGGAT GTTGGGAGAATAAAATGTCCAATTCTGTTGGTGAATGCTGATGATGATCAGAGTTGGGCTTCGGTTGAATCAGCTGAAGAT ATggagatgatgatgaagatagcAGGAAATCATCACTTGTTGGAAGTCCTGACGTATCCTTGCGCTGGTCATCTGATCGAACCTCCTTACACACCTCATTTCCGTGCAAGCAATTTCATCCTGCAAGACACAAAGGAGAAAA TTGTCATGCTGTGGGGTGGACAGACTAAACCGCATGCATATGCACAAGAGGACGCATGGGAGAAGATTTTATCATTTCTACAGAAACACCTCTATTTCAGTTCAAACTCTGCTGTAAAGGCCAAACTCTAG